One Ictalurus furcatus strain D&B chromosome 7, Billie_1.0, whole genome shotgun sequence genomic window, GTGTGACGGAGATGTACGAGCTGAGCAAACCTCCCGCTGATCTTTACACCATCATAAAGAGGGCCGTGGAGAGAGGATCTCTGCTGGGCTGCTCCATAGATGTCAGCATCACATACTTGCACACATTCTCcacccatttatattttaaaaaatatatattttcagaacAGGACTGACAACTTAGGTCCTGGACGTGCAACACTCTGCACACTTCGGGGTTTTTTCTTTAATCTCCCATCAGAcgtgattcattttaaaagaaacatgGGTCTTTTACCGGACCAAAATCATATAGATTTAAAGTCCAATACACATAAGAAGTACTGAATTGtcattactttaaaatatatttatcttcCCTGATTTGATGAGTAGGTTCCTGTATTCAGTGACTAGTAACAAATCTCAGAACTCTGTAATCAGCTATTTCtgtcttgttttatttgttgcCTGTAGATCAGCAATACTCGTGACATGGAGGCCGTCACCTTCAAGAAACTGGTTAAAGGCCACGCCTACTCTGTGACAGGAGTGGAAGAGGTGAGTTAGTGACAGCTGGTTGTGACATTAGACGTGAGGACTGAAATATTATCTATAAATAACTATGTTTGGGTTGCGCAATGCATTAACTCACAAGGTTTCGTCAATGGTATGATAAGAATGATAAAAAGACAGCTGCTTTTGGAAGTATTTCAAGTCTGTAACGCTCTACTGGGTTCATGCTGTCTTTTCTCGCAATTCCAACAGAAAGCTTTAACCCCATCgttcaaaccaaaaaaaaccactaAACTTAGAATGGTCATTTGTGCTTTTGTGTAATTCGATTAGATAATGTGTGTTAGTCTGTCTacattttgtttctctttcaaaggcattttggggaaaaaaacgcAAACAGTTTGAGCCCATTGGATTTTAGCTGCATTGGCAGTgttcaaacactcacacacactcaaacatgtCTGCCCGTACACTGTGCTAAACTAGTATAGATATATGACGTTAGTGCTGTTGGTCTGTATTTCTATACTGCTGTATAcacaataaaatgtgtgtgttaggtgaaTTTCAGAGGAACCCCCACCAAGCTGGTTCGCATCAGAAACCCCTGGGGAGAGGTGGAGTGGACTGGAGCTTGGAGCGATAAGTAAGAAGGAGAAGTCTTTAAGCAGAACATAATTCAGAACACTGATGATGTGACGCTGCTCATACTGCTGTGCTGTTTTCAGTGCTAGAGAGTGGGACAGTGTGGACCCGTCCACCAGGAGCAAACTGAATAACCGCAGCGAGGACGGAGAGTtctggtaagtgtgtgtgtgtttgtgatgattTATGAAGTTTTGCTTTATTACTAATTTCAGTGCATCATTACTGACCTCTGAGTTTCCCtcacttttctccttctctctctctgtttctgttttgtctctcactttctctctatttctcttttctgtctgtctgtctatctatctgtctatcttctCACTTTCCCTCTCCCTATTTCTGTCTTCATTTCTatttcatgtctctctcttctctcactcaccctctttctacttcctcttctctctctatcctctttctccatctctatgttctctctctctgtgtttctctctctctctttctctctctctctctctctctctctctctctctctctctcgctctctctttctcaggaTGTCGTTCCAGGACTTCCTGCGAGAGTACAGTAGGTTGGAGATCTGTAACCTGACAGCGGATGCTCTGGAAGCCAGTCAGATAAAGAAGTGGAGCACATCACTCTACCAGGGCGAGTGGAGGAGAGGCAGCACGGCTGGAGGCTGCAGGAACTACCCAGGTGTGTGTTCGTGCTTGCGCGCGTGTTCGCTGCACAATAAGATAAAGTCACCACTGTCAAGTTTCTTGTCCGAGTCTTAATCCTTCTCCTTCGATTTACCCACAATCCTCAGCTACATTTTGGATCAACCCTCAGTTCAAGATCAACCTGAAGATCCCGGATTCGGCAGGAAAGAACGACTGCACCTTCCTGGTGGCTCTGATGCAGAAAGACCGCAGGAAACAGCGCAAAGAGGGCAAAGACATGGAGACCATCGGCTTCGCAGTGTACGAGGTGCGCGCTGTTTGAAAACCGTTCCATCAAATGAACCTGTTTAATATCACTTCAGTTTATTGTCTCTTACTATCTCATGTCCCTCTCTTTCAGGTTCCCAGTGAGGTATGATGGTGGCTGCTGAGGTTTTCTCATTTTTGACTTGAGTGTTAGCTTCTATATGAAAAGTTCCAACTATACTCTATGAAATAACTACACAAATAACTGTGTGTCTGGGTGAACATCAGGtatgtaaacacatttacagtTGTCAAGACAAAGGTTCATAGATATGTCCTCTATTTCTGGTAGTTTGTAGGTCAGCCAGCAGTTCACCTGAAGCGAGATTATTTCATCACACACGGCTCCAGCGCTCGCTCTGAGACCTTCATCAACCTGCGTGAGGTCAGCTCACGCCTCCGCCTTCCTGTTGGAGAGTACATCATTGTCCCGTCCACGTTTGAGCCACAGAAAGAAGCCAACTTTGTGCTGCGTGTCTTCTCTGAAAAACCCGCTGACTCTGTGTGAGTGATGGGGAAGAGGGAAGGAACGATAGAATTCGGATAGTGTTTAGGACCAATACATAATACAGTAGACTTTTAATGATCTTCActgctgtattttattgtattgtactaTTGTAAGAGTCAGTGCTTATTACTTCCAGCTGTAAAGTGTGCTTTTACTCAGGACAAATCAGTTAATGGTAggaatttaacaaaaataaaaagaattcaaTTCATTTGTTCATGTATAGAATCTAGTAGGCTAGAGGGTTAGAAAACAAGTCCTATCAAGTGAATCATCCAGATTATTATACAAATTTAAACCGTGAGCTGATGCACAGAGACAGCTTTTATTGTCCATGCACAGTAAAAGAATTTAAGTCAGTCATTGCCGTTTTTGTCATGTATATATGCGTTTAGAGTGATTACTGACCCCAACTTATTTCCTCCTGTTTTAGGGAATTGGATGACGAAGTCAAAGCTGATCTTCCCAAAGTGGTGAGTTGGGAAACATGCAGATGCCTAAATGTCAAACTTTCTTAACTCACATAAAGGATAATGTACAAACTGTATACTAATCTCTGCTTCTAAACAAAATTTCCTATTCCTAAAATACTCCATAAGTGGTACTCTTGTGTCCTCAAATCTGTTCTCAAGAATCTTACCAggcattaaaaaaagtttttaaaaaaagttaagaaTTTTGTTGCTAACTAGCACTGTTTGTCTATGTAcatctttcttctttctgtcagAATTATTTGGATGAGAGCCAAATTGATGCTGGATTCAAGGGTCTGTTCAGACAGCTGGCAGGAGCGGTAAGAACCAGCACGTTGTGTGATAGGCAGGGGTTCTCAAATGTTTTGCAGCTCTTTATTCCATGGATTCCCTCagtatagatttattttatgaacctAATTCAACTATACAGAAATTATGCTcattatataaatgtgtacatCAATACTTTTGTTTAATATGGTATGTTAGCTACTGGAATCAATGCTAGTCCaacctggcattagcaaaaCAGGCTAACTTAGTTAAAAATAGCCAGTTAATGTTAGTAAATTAGGAAAACTAACCACAATATGCTTTCTCAGAGGGAGTATATTCTTTCTAGAGAGGAAACTTGTAGTTCATACAAGTGTTTCCTTAATCCAgcatacagtggggggaaataagtattgtaacgcgtcaacatttttttcagtgaatatatttccaatgtggctattcacatgaaattttcaccaattTTTcacaagaaatccaaacattacagtccataaatgaagttatgtgtaataaagaagaATGTTGAGGTAGGGCCAGGAGCGCTTATCCATATTCAAATGTTCACGCATTGCTATCACActacatttggaaaaaaaaaaaataaagataaaaagtaTCATGAGTTCACATGCTTATTTCActatatttattgtgtgtgttccGTAGGACATGGAGATCAGTGTTACAGAGCTCCAGACCATTCTGAACAGAATCATCAGCAAGCGTGAGTCTTTAAAACATGATCAGCGAATCTTTCTTTAAAACAGAATTCATTTCATACATATGTAAAACATTTAGGCTGAATATCTGATACTAATAAAGTTACTGTGTGTTGTGCATAAATGTAAACTCTCCTTCTTTCTCATAGATAAGGATCTGAAGACAGACGGCTTTACCCAGGAGGCGTGCCGCAGTATGATCAACCTCATGGACGTATCCTTACCTCAGCGCTTCTCACACGGAGCATTAATTCTTTCTTCCGTttgtttattgtcattttttttccattttctttttgtttattctgtcattatttccatttgttttgtttttctttctttccttccttcttccttctttctgtctacatgctatataaatgtaaaattttgtttgtttgagcccatgattttttattagttgttggtggtggtggtgatagtagtagtattagtagtagtgacagtagtattagtagtagtagttgttgtagtagtattagtagtagtgatggttgTAATAGTATtgacagtagtgttagtagtagtgacagtagtattagtagtagtgatggttgTAATGGTATtgacagtagtgttagtagtagtagtagtgacagtagtattagtagtagtgatggttgtagtagtagtgacagtagtattagtagtagtgatggttgTAATAGTATtgacagtagtgttagtagtagtgacagtagtattagtagtagtgatggttgTAATGGTATtgacagtagtgttagtagtagtagtagtgacagtagtattagtagtagtgatggttgtagtagtagtgacagtagtattagtagtagtgatggttgTAATAGTATtgacagtagtgttagtagtagtagtattagtgacagtagtattagtagtagtgatggttgtagtagtagtgacagtagtattagtagtagtgacagtagtattagtagtagtgatggttgTAATAGTATtgacagtagtgttagtagtagtagtagtagtgacagtagtattagtagtagtgatggttgTAATGGTATtgacagtagtgttagtagtagtgacagtagtattagtagtagtgatggttgTAATAGTATtgacagtagtgttagtagtagtagtattagtgacagtagtattagtagtagtgatggttgTAATAGTATtgacagtagtgttagtagtagtgacagtagtattagtagtagtgatggttgTAATGGTATtgacagtagtgttagtagtagtagtgacagtagtattagtagtagtgatggttgtagtagtagtgacagtagtagtagtagtagtattagtagtagtgattgtggtagtattagtagtagtgacagtagtattagtagtagtagtgacagtagtattagtagtagtgatggttgtagtagtagtgacagtagtattagtagtagtgatggttgTAATAGTATtgacagtagtgttagtagtagtgacagtagtattagtagtagtgatggttgTAATAGTATtgacagtagtgttagtagtagtgacagtagtattagtagtagtgatggttgTAATGGTATtgacagtagtgttagtagtagtagtagtgacagtagtattagtagtagtgatggttgtagtagtagtgacagtagtattagtagtagtgatggttgTAATAGTATtgacagtagtgttagtagtagtagtattagtgacagtagtattagtagtagtgatggttgtagtagtagtgacagtagtattagtagtagtgacagtagtattagtagtagtgatggttgTAATAGTATtgacagtagtgttagtagtagtagtagtagtgacagtagtattagtagtagtgatggttgTAATGGTATtgacagtagtgttagtagtagtgacagtagtattagtagtagtgatggttgTAATAGTATtgacagtagtgttagtagtagtagtattagtgacagtagtattagtagtagtgatggttgTAATAGTATtgacagtagtgttagtagtagtgacagtagtattagtagtagtgatggttgTAATAGTATtgacagtagtgttagtagtagtagtgacagtagtattagtagtagtgatggttgtagtagtagtgacagtagtgttagtagtagtgatggttgtagtagtagtgacagtagtattagtagtagtgatggtggtagtagtagtagtgacagtagtattaatagtagtgatggttgtagtagtagtgacagtagtattagtagtagtgatggttgTAATAGTATtgacagtagtgttagtagtagtagtattagtgacagtagtattagtagtagtgatggtggtagtagtagtagtgacagtagtattagtagtagtgatagttgTAATGGTATtgacagtagtgttagtagtagtagtagtgacagtagtattagtagtagtgatagttgTAATGGTATtgacagtagtgttagtagtagtagtagtgacagtagtattagtagtagtgatagttgTAATGGTATtgacagtagtgttagtagtagtagtagtgacagtagtattagtagtagtgatggttgTAATAGTATTGAcagtagtgttagtattagtagtagtagtagtagtagtgacagtagtattagtagtagtgatggttgtaatagtagtgacagtagtattagtagtagtgatggttgTATTAGTATTGACAGTAGTgttcgtagtagtagtagtgacagtagtattagtagtagtgatagtagtattagtagtagtgatggttgtattagtagtgacagtagtattagtagtagt contains:
- the capn1 gene encoding calpain-1 catalytic subunit; translated protein: MEPIYATGVAAKLRSQWDRNEGLGQNYNAVKFLGQDYEMLRAQCLQSRTLFEDSYFPATASSLGFNELGPRSSKTSGVRWMRPPEICSRPQFITHGATRTDICQGALGDCWLLAAIASLTLNDNLLHRVVPHGQSFSEGYAGIFHFQFWQFGEWVDVVIDDRLPFKDGKLLFVHSAEGGEFWSALVEKAYAKLNGCYEALSGGSTSEGFEDFTGGVTEMYELSKPPADLYTIIKRAVERGSLLGCSIDISNTRDMEAVTFKKLVKGHAYSVTGVEEVNFRGTPTKLVRIRNPWGEVEWTGAWSDNAREWDSVDPSTRSKLNNRSEDGEFWMSFQDFLREYSRLEICNLTADALEASQIKKWSTSLYQGEWRRGSTAGGCRNYPATFWINPQFKINLKIPDSAGKNDCTFLVALMQKDRRKQRKEGKDMETIGFAVYEVPSEFVGQPAVHLKRDYFITHGSSARSETFINLREVSSRLRLPVGEYIIVPSTFEPQKEANFVLRVFSEKPADSVELDDEVKADLPKVNYLDESQIDAGFKGLFRQLAGADMEISVTELQTILNRIISKHKDLKTDGFTQEACRSMINLMDVDGSGKLGLTEFHVLWEKIKHYLEVFRKFDVDKSGTMSSYELRMALESAGIKLNNHIFQLIILRYAEQDLTVDFDNFVCCLVRLETMFKTFYTLDTDTDGIISLDFNQWLSLTMFV